Proteins encoded within one genomic window of Bacillus thuringiensis:
- a CDS encoding DUF4179 domain-containing protein, with protein sequence MNKDEFNHHINDIPIPEDRLIQREKTAMLQAKKNQYRRKKTIKYSSLVACGICVSFLGFGFISPAMAKTLSSVPVIGPIYAQFNDIASDKIEKDELATSIERQDNHSGLTMNVKEAVYDGGRLVITVEYKGENTISNSNEEKAGFSYVTINGKEVRAPIGSTSQKSKGRNTIIERHEFTLANYGEFGDKIDVSVHGEDLFGKTGTWNVAFPLTKVEGEIRKFTPNIKTLTKDNLYALTVDQVAFSSLSTRIDLTFDYPNEMEVNDSWPALDYTVTDDKGKIYEGVSLQVGSTGLYGHHIVLALPPMENPPKSLTIEPTYLSGLNATLKNGGAEDLKTTVWLQ encoded by the coding sequence ATGAATAAAGATGAATTTAATCACCATATCAATGATATTCCTATACCAGAAGACCGGTTAATTCAAAGAGAAAAAACAGCCATGCTTCAAGCTAAGAAAAATCAATATCGTAGGAAAAAAACAATCAAGTATTCTAGTCTTGTTGCTTGTGGAATATGTGTTTCTTTTTTAGGTTTTGGATTCATTTCTCCTGCTATGGCAAAGACATTATCGAGTGTTCCAGTTATAGGCCCCATTTATGCACAATTTAATGATATTGCTTCTGATAAAATTGAAAAGGATGAGCTTGCTACATCCATTGAAAGACAAGATAACCATAGTGGTTTAACGATGAATGTGAAAGAAGCTGTTTACGATGGCGGACGTTTAGTGATCACGGTGGAATACAAAGGAGAAAATACTATTTCCAATAGCAATGAAGAGAAAGCTGGATTTAGTTATGTAACCATTAATGGGAAAGAAGTTAGAGCTCCAATTGGTTCTACTTCACAGAAGTCAAAAGGACGAAACACCATTATCGAGCGGCATGAATTCACTCTGGCTAATTACGGTGAATTTGGTGATAAAATTGATGTTTCAGTCCATGGAGAAGATTTATTTGGAAAAACAGGAACATGGAACGTAGCATTTCCTCTTACAAAAGTTGAAGGTGAGATTCGTAAATTTACTCCTAATATAAAAACATTAACGAAAGATAATCTGTATGCATTAACAGTAGATCAAGTAGCCTTTTCTTCACTTTCAACGAGGATTGATTTGACCTTTGATTATCCAAATGAAATGGAAGTTAATGATAGCTGGCCAGCACTTGATTATACTGTCACTGATGATAAAGGAAAAATCTACGAAGGAGTCAGCTTACAAGTTGGTAGCACGGGACTATACGGACACCATATTGTTTTAGCTCTTCCACCAATGGAGAATCCTCCAAAATCCTTAACAATTGAACCTACGTATCTTAGTGGTCTAAATGCTACATTAAAAAATGGAGGTGCTGAAGATTTGAAAACGACTGTGTGGCTACAATAA
- a CDS encoding sigma-70 family RNA polymerase sigma factor, producing MDIAYLVKQAIRGNDQAFEQLITFVRPKLYRTAYSYVRNEQDALDIYQETIYEAYLSLKKLKKPEKFQSWIIKILVFKSIDFVRKSSRQFVANDKIFANLCTEESMNTLEQSLDLTEAFNFLDPTYKTIILLRYYHDLSIKEIAEVLNSPEGTIKSQLHRAKQVLRPILKEGYSYE from the coding sequence ATGGACATAGCCTATTTAGTAAAACAAGCAATAAGAGGAAATGATCAAGCATTTGAACAACTCATTACTTTTGTTCGCCCAAAATTATATCGAACAGCCTATTCTTATGTAAGAAATGAACAAGATGCACTGGATATATACCAAGAAACAATTTATGAAGCATATCTTTCACTGAAAAAATTAAAAAAGCCGGAGAAATTTCAAAGTTGGATTATCAAAATTCTTGTTTTTAAATCCATTGATTTTGTAAGAAAATCCTCTAGACAATTTGTTGCGAATGATAAAATATTTGCTAATTTATGTACAGAAGAGAGCATGAATACATTAGAACAATCATTGGATTTAACCGAGGCATTTAATTTTTTAGATCCTACTTACAAAACTATTATTTTATTAAGGTATTATCACGATTTATCTATTAAGGAAATTGCTGAGGTTCTTAATTCTCCAGAAGGAACGATAAAATCTCAATTACATCGAGCAAAGCAAGTCTTACGCCCCATTTTAAAGGAGGGATATAGTTATGAATAA